Proteins encoded by one window of Nocardia goodfellowii:
- a CDS encoding ABC transporter permease, giving the protein MTAAARPEPLNTSTPGRALVWLTGRLMLRGTVLVALAVSMMSAVVAAQYQAVFADTLDAGALGALAENPAVRILFGAPQALDNAGGFTVWRTGTPVLVLCGAWALLAATRITRGEEDAGRWDLLLGGRARLRALVFRAAAALTLAAVLIAVAVGGGLFVVGTDPAGALLHALCVFGSTVAFANLGLLAAQVLPTRSAATGLASAVLGVALLLRMLADGVSFLAWAAWLTPFGLAARTAPYADNRVLPVLVLLCLAVAPGAVALVAARHRDLGGGLIVMTGARRARTRLLGSIPGFAVRRALVPTLGWMVGIATYFLLIGALIASILEFFGENPRFAEVAAAAGFGLGSPSGFAAAMFAVLAMPAGGYAAIRVAAMGADERARRWTVLHALPVSRYHWAATEFVVTAAGSAILLGTAATAMWLGAVLTGAPLGLGQALAGAFNVFPVALLSLGAGVLALGWRPAAIGVIGAIPAIGGFFIDVMAQSVGAPAWVREISPFAHLAAVPVTAPDWFSGAMMIAIAAAVTVLGLYGYARRDLDG; this is encoded by the coding sequence ATGACCGCCGCCGCACGTCCGGAGCCGCTGAACACGTCTACGCCGGGGCGGGCGCTGGTCTGGTTGACCGGCCGCCTAATGCTGCGCGGCACCGTCCTGGTCGCCCTCGCTGTGAGCATGATGTCCGCGGTTGTCGCCGCGCAGTATCAGGCGGTCTTCGCCGACACTCTCGATGCCGGGGCGCTGGGTGCTCTTGCCGAAAACCCCGCTGTGCGAATCCTGTTCGGTGCACCGCAGGCACTCGACAACGCTGGGGGATTCACTGTCTGGCGCACCGGCACACCCGTTCTCGTGCTCTGTGGTGCCTGGGCGCTGCTGGCCGCTACCCGGATCACTCGTGGGGAGGAAGATGCTGGGCGCTGGGATCTACTGCTCGGCGGACGAGCCCGGTTGCGGGCCTTGGTCTTCCGGGCGGCAGCCGCGCTGACTCTCGCCGCGGTCCTGATCGCTGTGGCAGTCGGGGGCGGATTGTTCGTAGTCGGCACAGATCCCGCCGGTGCGCTGCTGCACGCGCTCTGTGTGTTCGGCTCCACGGTGGCTTTCGCCAATCTAGGTTTGCTCGCCGCGCAAGTCCTGCCCACCCGGTCCGCGGCCACCGGACTCGCCTCCGCCGTTCTGGGGGTCGCCCTGCTGCTGCGGATGCTCGCAGACGGGGTGAGCTTCCTGGCTTGGGCCGCCTGGCTGACACCCTTCGGCCTTGCCGCCCGGACCGCCCCGTATGCCGATAACCGCGTGCTGCCCGTGCTCGTCTTGCTCTGCTTGGCCGTTGCTCCCGGCGCGGTCGCGCTTGTCGCCGCCCGTCATCGAGACCTCGGCGGCGGCCTGATCGTTATGACCGGCGCCAGGCGCGCCCGGACTCGGCTGTTGGGTTCGATACCCGGTTTCGCGGTACGGCGCGCCCTTGTGCCCACGCTGGGGTGGATGGTCGGGATCGCAACCTATTTCCTGCTGATCGGTGCACTGATCGCCTCGATCCTGGAATTCTTCGGCGAGAATCCGCGCTTCGCCGAGGTGGCTGCGGCAGCCGGGTTCGGGCTCGGTTCGCCGTCGGGGTTCGCAGCCGCGATGTTCGCGGTGCTGGCCATGCCCGCCGGCGGTTACGCCGCCATCCGGGTAGCGGCCATGGGCGCCGATGAGCGCGCACGGCGCTGGACTGTGCTGCATGCCCTTCCGGTAAGCCGATACCATTGGGCCGCAACAGAGTTCGTAGTCACCGCAGCCGGATCCGCGATTCTGCTCGGTACCGCGGCGACCGCGATGTGGCTGGGCGCTGTGCTCACCGGTGCGCCGCTGGGGTTGGGGCAAGCGCTCGCCGGTGCCTTCAATGTGTTCCCGGTGGCGTTGTTGTCACTCGGTGCCGGTGTCCTGGCGCTGGGCTGGCGGCCGGCTGCCATCGGCGTCATCGGTGCGATCCCCGCCATCGGTGGCTTCTTCATCGATGTCATGGCCCAAAGCGTCGGCGCCCCGGCCTGGGTCCGCGAGATCTCTCCGTTCGCGCACTTGGCGGCGGTGCCCGTTACCGCGCCGGACTGGTTCTCCGGCGCCATGATGATCGCCATCGCCGCAGCCGTGACCGTGCTCGGCCTCTACGGATACGCACGCCGTGATCTCGATGGCTGA
- a CDS encoding DUF6653 family protein: MGAEGTFARVRRAVFARHSSPWSAWSRWATAPLLLVPVWRRSGPLAAVVGAWFVVNPIIFPAPADQRAWATKAILGEELWLLGHPRDAALAVDVAAGGAGMIALLGAWHRRPLPTAVGTGAMMLLLLGYWELMARHYETHKSGETNG; encoded by the coding sequence ATGGGAGCTGAAGGAACTTTCGCCCGCGTTCGTCGCGCGGTGTTCGCCAGGCATTCGAGCCCGTGGAGCGCGTGGTCGCGCTGGGCGACGGCGCCTTTGCTGCTGGTGCCGGTGTGGCGGCGGAGCGGGCCACTGGCGGCCGTCGTCGGCGCATGGTTCGTCGTGAACCCGATAATCTTTCCCGCGCCTGCCGACCAACGAGCCTGGGCGACGAAAGCCATACTCGGAGAGGAACTATGGCTCCTCGGCCATCCCAGAGACGCGGCATTGGCCGTTGACGTCGCAGCCGGCGGCGCGGGCATGATCGCACTGCTCGGAGCGTGGCATCGCCGGCCGCTTCCCACGGCCGTCGGGACCGGCGCGATGATGCTGCTGTTGCTCGGGTATTGGGAACTCATGGCCCGCCACTACGAAACACACAAGTCCGGCGAAACGAACGGATGA
- a CDS encoding oxygenase MpaB family protein: protein MPVDDHGCADAPRLGAASLVWKFYGDARGLLGFQRLAGTENCIEQLGKAVEDHSVIFSDTLGRARRTGPPIMQTVYSVDPHFWGRTVRDFHRPIKGTISDGSRYHALNPELFYWAHATFVDQVLYITDTFIRRLTYAEKVQIFEEGKVWYQLYGVSSRNQPQTYADFIEYWEGMLDRFVPTKSVLYGTGYLRRGVTGPRWMPAFAWRLLSAPLNALLRNIIVGTLPPQMRQVCRLDWNAKKERRFQRFAAGMRALNPLFNKLPLRILYLPWAAEAWERTGVDPRKLHR, encoded by the coding sequence ATGCCGGTAGACGACCACGGTTGCGCGGATGCGCCTCGCCTCGGCGCGGCCTCACTGGTGTGGAAGTTCTACGGGGACGCACGGGGCCTCTTGGGTTTTCAGCGCCTGGCCGGGACCGAAAACTGCATCGAACAACTGGGCAAGGCCGTGGAAGACCACTCGGTGATATTTTCCGACACTCTGGGACGCGCTCGGCGCACCGGCCCGCCGATAATGCAGACGGTGTATTCCGTTGATCCGCATTTCTGGGGTCGCACCGTCCGGGACTTCCACCGGCCGATCAAAGGCACCATCAGCGACGGCTCGCGGTATCACGCGCTCAATCCGGAATTGTTCTACTGGGCGCATGCCACGTTTGTCGATCAGGTTCTGTACATAACCGACACCTTCATCCGGCGCCTGACCTATGCGGAGAAAGTCCAGATATTCGAGGAGGGCAAAGTCTGGTACCAGCTGTACGGGGTCAGTTCGCGCAACCAGCCGCAAACCTATGCGGATTTCATCGAATACTGGGAGGGGATGCTCGATCGTTTCGTGCCGACGAAGTCCGTCCTGTATGGCACGGGCTATCTCCGCCGAGGCGTCACCGGACCGCGGTGGATGCCCGCGTTCGCATGGAGGCTGCTATCAGCTCCGCTGAATGCGCTCCTGCGCAACATCATCGTGGGCACGTTGCCGCCGCAGATGCGTCAGGTTTGCAGGTTGGACTGGAATGCAAAGAAGGAGAGGCGTTTTCAGCGATTCGCCGCCGGCATGCGCGCACTGAATCCGCTGTTCAACAAACTTCCGTTGCGGATACTCTACCTGCCTTGGGCGGCCGAAGCGTGGGAACGAACGGGCGTGGATCCACGTAAACTGCACAGATAG
- a CDS encoding TetR/AcrR family transcriptional regulator yields MTESADAETTSNAAEQVMLDAARAEFERYGVRRTNMDDIARRAGVSRSTLYRRFPSKDALFAQLVRHGAEVLFAQLDSVAANRDPHSAVVECFVVGIQLFRETQLAGRIMESEPEMLLGLATRSGGMSIPRASGLVAKSLRRSGATMSDEDLGAVSEILIRITASLIQNREGQLDISDPEAVRRYAERYLSRLVW; encoded by the coding sequence ATGACCGAGAGCGCCGATGCCGAGACGACGTCGAACGCTGCGGAGCAGGTGATGCTCGACGCCGCCCGCGCCGAGTTCGAACGCTACGGAGTCCGCCGGACCAACATGGACGACATCGCCCGCCGGGCCGGCGTCAGCCGCAGCACGCTCTACCGTCGTTTCCCCAGTAAAGACGCGTTGTTCGCGCAGTTGGTCCGCCACGGCGCCGAGGTGCTGTTCGCGCAGCTCGATTCGGTCGCCGCGAACCGGGATCCACATAGTGCGGTGGTCGAGTGCTTCGTCGTCGGTATCCAGTTGTTCCGCGAAACCCAGTTGGCGGGCCGAATCATGGAGAGCGAACCGGAAATGCTCCTCGGGCTCGCCACCCGCAGCGGCGGAATGTCGATCCCACGGGCGAGCGGACTGGTGGCGAAATCGCTACGCCGCAGTGGTGCCACCATGTCTGATGAGGATCTCGGTGCGGTATCGGAGATCCTCATCCGGATCACCGCGTCGCTCATTCAGAATCGCGAAGGACAGCTCGATATTTCGGATCCCGAAGCCGTCCGTCGATATGCAGAACGCTATCTCTCTCGGCTCGTTTGGTAA
- a CDS encoding phosphoglycerate dehydrogenase yields MATVLVTTDYLTPGDEVDQLLHRHGHTVRYSPAIGTRSRDQALRLLEGVDAAIIASEPITSDMLDHAPSLKVIARSGVGYESVDLAAAARHGIRVCNTPGVNHDAVAEMTMALILTTARQIPAVLAGVHAGGWPRHAGRELRGARLGIVGYGPSGRAVARLAHAFGMKVAVATAHPDPQDTHIEYLDVDTVCATADYLSLHCRADRSTHHLVDRTRLKAMKPTAVLINTARGSLVDEDALAHALTTGEIAGAALDVLDEEPLTATSPLRELPNLIITSHLAGQTTQARLRAGLSAARAVIDVLAGREPAHPVAVPEQVRR; encoded by the coding sequence ATGGCAACAGTATTGGTGACCACCGACTACCTGACGCCCGGTGACGAGGTCGACCAGCTGCTGCACCGCCACGGGCATACCGTGCGCTATTCCCCGGCCATCGGAACCCGCAGCCGCGACCAAGCCTTGCGGCTACTCGAAGGAGTGGACGCCGCGATCATCGCCAGCGAACCGATCACCTCCGACATGCTCGACCACGCACCGTCGCTGAAAGTCATCGCCCGCAGCGGCGTCGGCTACGAATCGGTCGACCTCGCCGCGGCGGCACGCCACGGCATCCGCGTCTGCAACACCCCCGGCGTCAATCACGATGCCGTCGCCGAAATGACGATGGCCCTGATCTTGACGACCGCCCGGCAAATCCCCGCCGTGCTCGCCGGTGTCCACGCCGGAGGCTGGCCCCGCCACGCCGGCCGGGAACTGCGCGGCGCCCGCCTCGGCATCGTCGGCTACGGCCCCAGCGGCCGCGCGGTAGCCCGCTTGGCCCATGCCTTCGGCATGAAGGTCGCGGTGGCCACCGCTCATCCCGACCCGCAAGACACCCACATCGAATACCTCGACGTGGACACCGTCTGCGCCACCGCCGACTACCTGAGTCTGCACTGCCGCGCCGACCGGAGCACACACCACCTCGTCGACCGCACCCGCCTGAAAGCGATGAAACCCACCGCCGTGCTGATCAACACCGCCCGCGGCAGTCTCGTCGACGAAGACGCGCTCGCCCACGCCCTGACCACCGGCGAGATCGCCGGCGCCGCCCTGGACGTACTCGATGAAGAACCTCTGACCGCCACCAGCCCGCTACGGGAACTGCCGAACCTGATCATCACCTCACACCTGGCTGGCCAGACCACCCAGGCCCGTCTTCGCGCCGGCCTGTCGGCCGCCCGAGCCGTCATCGACGTCTTGGCGGGCCGCGAACCCGCGCACCCGGTCGCCGTGCCCGAGCAGGTACGCCGATGA
- a CDS encoding cation:dicarboxylate symporter family transporter, whose product MTTATTSPDPTRPRRPRLVRLLSELWFQVLLGAVLGIAVGLLWPDVGIALSPLNDWFIASVKMIVVPVVFCVVTTSIASMDSLRKAGRIGAKALGYFLVLSLVSMLIGLVVANIFKPGAGMKINLDELDAESIPGHDQHAPGVVEFIDNIIPSSLFGAITGNEILAALLVSIVLGCALNVSGEKAAPITSGIAALSTVVFKIVAWVMRLAPFGTFGALAMVLAKYGAESLQQLGYLILLFTGTCIVYVVVILGAISRACGLGLISLMRYLKDELLVALSTCSSEAVLPALVRKLEELGVGKPVVGIVIPSGFSFNLDGSAVYLTMASLFLAQAVGIDLTWQQQLVMVGVMMLTSKGTAGIAGGAFIVLASTVTAVGHIPLAALALIVGIDRILNEGRVFINVLGNALAAIVIGKWENDFDTDKARAVLAGKYEPPSADNSEPPVDDKQSVG is encoded by the coding sequence ATGACCACTGCTACTACGTCACCGGATCCCACCCGGCCGCGCCGCCCACGGCTGGTCCGGCTGCTATCCGAACTCTGGTTCCAAGTCCTGCTGGGGGCGGTCCTCGGCATCGCGGTCGGCCTGTTGTGGCCCGACGTCGGCATCGCGCTCAGCCCGCTCAACGACTGGTTCATCGCGAGCGTCAAGATGATCGTGGTTCCGGTCGTGTTCTGCGTCGTCACCACCAGCATCGCCTCGATGGACAGCCTGCGCAAAGCCGGCCGGATCGGTGCCAAGGCGCTGGGCTACTTCCTCGTTCTGTCGCTGGTATCGATGTTGATCGGGCTGGTCGTTGCCAACATCTTCAAGCCGGGTGCGGGCATGAAGATCAACCTCGACGAACTCGACGCCGAGTCCATCCCGGGCCATGACCAGCACGCACCCGGTGTGGTCGAGTTCATCGACAACATCATCCCCAGTTCGCTGTTCGGGGCGATCACCGGCAACGAGATCCTGGCCGCGCTGCTCGTGTCCATCGTGCTCGGTTGTGCGCTCAACGTCTCCGGCGAAAAGGCCGCACCGATCACCTCCGGCATCGCGGCCCTGTCGACGGTGGTGTTCAAGATCGTGGCCTGGGTCATGCGCCTGGCACCGTTCGGCACCTTCGGCGCCCTGGCCATGGTGCTGGCGAAATACGGTGCCGAAAGCCTGCAGCAACTCGGATATCTGATCCTGCTGTTCACCGGCACCTGCATCGTCTACGTCGTGGTGATCCTCGGCGCGATCTCGCGCGCGTGTGGCCTGGGCCTGATCTCGCTCATGCGCTACCTCAAAGACGAGTTGCTGGTCGCGTTGAGCACGTGTTCCAGCGAGGCGGTGCTACCGGCACTGGTCCGCAAGCTCGAGGAACTCGGGGTAGGCAAACCCGTCGTCGGCATCGTCATCCCCTCGGGATTCTCGTTCAACCTCGACGGATCGGCGGTCTACCTGACAATGGCCTCACTGTTTCTCGCCCAGGCGGTCGGCATCGACCTGACCTGGCAGCAGCAGCTGGTCATGGTCGGAGTGATGATGCTGACCAGCAAAGGCACGGCCGGTATCGCCGGCGGCGCCTTCATCGTCCTGGCCAGCACGGTCACCGCGGTCGGCCACATCCCCCTGGCCGCGCTGGCGCTGATCGTCGGGATCGACCGCATCCTCAACGAAGGCCGGGTGTTCATCAACGTACTCGGCAACGCCCTCGCCGCCATCGTGATCGGCAAGTGGGAGAACGACTTCGACACCGACAAGGCACGAGCCGTGCTCGCCGGCAAGTACGAACCACCATCGGCAGACAACAGCGAACCACCGGTGGACGACAAGCAATCGGTGGGCTGA
- a CDS encoding mandelate racemase/muconate lactonizing enzyme family protein, with product MKIISVHEGVVPISSSIRNAWIDFSSMDCSIVAVVSDVMRDGEPVIGYGFNSNGRYSAGEILRRRMIPRVLDADPEALLDETGQLDPARAWDLMMTNEKPGGHGERSVAVGVLDMALFDLAAKIADKPLYRYLSDKYGDGNPDDSVFVYAAGGYYAPGKTLTDLQDEMRGFLDMGYTVVKMKIGGADLAEDLRRIEAVLEVLDGDGSRLAVDVNGRFDLETALTYGKAIEPYGLFWYEEVGDPLDYRLNAVLSEHYSGRIATGENLFSLQDARNLIRYGGMRPDRDIIQVDPALSYGLTEYLRVQEMLAQHGWSARQCIPHGGHQFSLHIAAALKLGGNESYPGEFQPTGGFADGAVVENSRVGLTEIPGIGFENKAAFYEVLRALHH from the coding sequence ATGAAGATCATTTCCGTCCATGAGGGTGTCGTCCCGATCAGTTCCTCGATCCGCAACGCCTGGATCGACTTCAGCAGCATGGACTGCTCGATCGTGGCCGTGGTCAGCGACGTGATGCGCGACGGTGAGCCGGTGATCGGGTACGGCTTCAACTCCAACGGCCGCTACAGCGCCGGGGAGATCCTGCGGCGGCGGATGATCCCGCGGGTGCTCGACGCCGATCCCGAGGCCCTGCTCGACGAGACCGGCCAGCTCGATCCGGCGCGGGCGTGGGATCTGATGATGACCAACGAGAAGCCCGGCGGTCACGGTGAGCGCTCGGTGGCGGTCGGGGTGCTGGACATGGCGCTGTTCGACCTGGCGGCCAAGATCGCCGACAAACCGCTCTACCGGTACCTGTCGGATAAATACGGCGACGGCAACCCCGACGACTCGGTGTTCGTGTACGCCGCCGGCGGCTACTACGCGCCGGGCAAGACGCTGACCGATCTGCAGGACGAGATGCGCGGTTTCCTCGACATGGGTTACACCGTGGTCAAGATGAAGATCGGTGGCGCCGACCTCGCCGAGGACCTGCGCCGGATCGAGGCGGTGCTCGAGGTCCTCGACGGTGACGGTTCGCGCTTGGCCGTGGACGTCAACGGCCGCTTCGACCTCGAGACCGCCCTGACCTACGGCAAGGCCATCGAGCCCTACGGCCTGTTCTGGTACGAAGAAGTCGGCGACCCGCTGGACTACCGGCTCAACGCCGTCCTGTCCGAGCACTACTCCGGGCGCATCGCCACCGGCGAAAACCTCTTCTCGCTGCAGGACGCCCGCAACCTGATCCGCTACGGCGGCATGCGCCCGGACCGCGACATCATCCAGGTCGACCCCGCCCTGAGCTATGGGCTCACCGAGTACCTCCGGGTCCAGGAGATGCTCGCTCAGCACGGCTGGTCCGCACGCCAGTGCATTCCCCACGGCGGACACCAGTTCTCGCTGCATATCGCCGCGGCGCTCAAGCTCGGCGGCAACGAGTCCTACCCGGGTGAATTCCAGCCGACCGGCGGTTTCGCCGACGGTGCGGTGGTGGAGAACAGCCGGGTCGGGCTGACCGAGATCCCCGGCATCGGATTCGAAAACAAGGCCGCCTTCTACGAGGTGCTCCGCGCCCTGCATCACTGA
- a CDS encoding GntR family transcriptional regulator, with product MAPTSVTNVFSSKGDVAYAEVRRLILTGELPAGSRVPQYELADRLSMSITPLREAIRRLSSEGLVAVESHRDVRVAAMSADEAQQLFEVRLALDPTAAELAAIRRTDHDILIMREALQRLVPVTRQWGEEGLLAHRDFHRALYFASHNDVLIRLLDDVWDKSDRYRRMGLELPPGDEPRTRDLNEHHQLFDLIVAGDGPAAATLMRAHITESLTAAAIRELQEREHTTAHRPV from the coding sequence ATGGCGCCGACAAGCGTGACCAACGTCTTTTCCAGCAAGGGCGATGTGGCCTACGCCGAGGTCAGACGACTGATCCTCACCGGCGAACTGCCGGCAGGCTCACGGGTACCGCAGTACGAACTGGCCGACCGGCTCTCGATGAGCATTACTCCGCTGCGCGAAGCCATCCGCCGCCTCAGCAGCGAAGGACTGGTCGCCGTCGAGTCACATCGTGACGTGCGGGTGGCGGCGATGAGCGCCGACGAAGCCCAGCAACTCTTCGAGGTCCGCTTGGCGCTGGATCCCACCGCTGCCGAACTCGCCGCCATCCGGCGCACCGACCACGACATCTTGATCATGCGGGAAGCGCTCCAACGCCTGGTGCCGGTCACCCGGCAGTGGGGTGAGGAAGGCCTGCTGGCCCACCGTGACTTCCACCGCGCGCTCTACTTCGCCTCCCACAACGACGTACTGATCAGATTGCTCGATGACGTGTGGGACAAATCCGACCGCTACCGGCGCATGGGCTTGGAACTACCTCCCGGCGACGAGCCGCGCACCCGCGACCTCAACGAACACCACCAACTGTTCGACCTCATCGTCGCCGGCGACGGCCCAGCCGCAGCCACCCTCATGCGGGCCCACATCACCGAAAGCCTCACCGCCGCCGCGATCCGCGAACTACAGGAGCGCGAGCACACAACCGCCCACCGACCGGTCTGA
- a CDS encoding tartrate dehydrogenase, translating into MGSTHRIAVIPGDGIGTEVVPEGLRVLEAAAAAFDFTLDYEQFDYACADYYTRTGAMLPDGWFDQLNRFDAIFFGAVGWPEVVPDHISLWGSLLQFRRHFDQYVSLRPVKLLPGIPSPLAGRVPGDVDFYVVRENTEGEYSSIGGKIFEGTDRETVIQETVMTRVGVDRILDYAFTLAQSRPRKRLTSATKSNGISITMPYWDERVAEAATRYPEVTVDKYHIDILAANFVLHPDWFDVVVASNLFGDILSDLGPACTGTIGIAPSANINPERRFPSLFEPVHGSAPDIAGKGIANPVGQIWSAAMMLDHLGETEAAAAIITAVEAVLARSISTELTPDIGGIATTTSLGRAITDQISHP; encoded by the coding sequence ATGGGATCCACCCACCGCATCGCTGTCATCCCCGGCGACGGCATCGGCACCGAAGTCGTACCCGAAGGACTACGCGTCCTGGAAGCCGCCGCCGCGGCTTTCGATTTCACTCTCGACTACGAGCAGTTCGACTACGCCTGCGCCGACTACTACACCCGCACCGGAGCGATGCTTCCCGACGGCTGGTTCGATCAGCTCAACCGCTTCGACGCCATCTTCTTCGGCGCGGTCGGCTGGCCAGAGGTCGTGCCCGACCACATCTCGCTATGGGGCAGCCTGCTGCAATTCCGCCGCCACTTCGACCAGTACGTCAGCTTGCGTCCGGTCAAACTGCTGCCCGGCATCCCCAGCCCGCTGGCCGGGCGCGTCCCCGGAGATGTCGACTTCTACGTCGTGCGCGAGAACACCGAAGGCGAATACTCCAGCATCGGCGGAAAGATCTTCGAGGGCACCGACCGCGAAACCGTCATCCAGGAAACGGTGATGACCCGCGTCGGAGTCGACCGAATCCTCGACTATGCCTTCACCCTGGCTCAATCCCGGCCCCGTAAGCGTCTGACCTCGGCGACCAAGAGCAACGGCATCTCCATCACCATGCCCTACTGGGACGAACGCGTCGCCGAAGCCGCCACCCGCTACCCCGAGGTGACGGTGGACAAATACCACATCGACATCCTCGCCGCGAACTTCGTCCTGCATCCCGACTGGTTCGACGTGGTGGTAGCCAGTAATCTGTTCGGCGACATCCTCTCCGACCTCGGCCCGGCCTGCACCGGTACCATCGGCATCGCCCCCAGCGCCAACATCAACCCCGAACGCCGCTTCCCGAGCCTGTTCGAACCCGTCCACGGCTCCGCCCCCGACATCGCGGGCAAGGGCATCGCCAACCCCGTCGGCCAAATATGGAGCGCGGCAATGATGCTCGATCACCTCGGCGAAACCGAAGCCGCCGCCGCCATCATCACCGCCGTGGAAGCCGTCCTGGCCCGCAGCATCAGCACGGAATTGACCCCCGATATCGGTGGCATCGCCACCACCACATCACTCGGCAGAGCCATTACCGACCAGATCAGCCACCCGTGA
- a CDS encoding DUF3068 domain-containing protein, producing the protein MSNVRRLIACILVGLGALLLTAAVMIPTYTVGKVAKTPLDLRITTIAKSVPGEESLVLDAKSLTAAEGAAKVNTNVPLVSQRFLTIEEPSDADEMTLQAGQTLRRDDQDPKNGLLTASVDRVTIDRVTGAPIDASPNGSIAVAQDPKSGAEIPTEQQRRGLQYRFPIGTEKKTYPYFDLNARATHDINFVEESEINGVPVYHFRQTIPVTNMWDVVKHPSHQLALPAAKWGLEGTEPVTMTRFYTNTRDVWVEPKTGAVLKGGENIHMYYGRSAGQVDVNILKSHLVFDEETIEAQMAVTQKSLDKLSLFGKTLPIILGVLAALLLIGGTVLGFRSAGSGRRFDTPTKRIRSSNR; encoded by the coding sequence ATGAGCAACGTGCGCAGGCTCATCGCCTGCATCCTCGTCGGGCTCGGCGCGCTGCTGCTCACGGCCGCGGTCATGATCCCCACCTATACGGTCGGCAAGGTCGCCAAGACCCCGCTCGACCTGCGCATCACCACCATCGCCAAGAGCGTTCCCGGCGAGGAAAGCCTTGTGCTCGACGCGAAGTCGCTCACCGCGGCCGAGGGAGCCGCCAAGGTGAACACCAACGTGCCGCTCGTTTCGCAGCGCTTCCTGACGATCGAGGAGCCCTCGGACGCCGACGAGATGACCCTTCAGGCCGGCCAGACTCTGCGTCGCGACGACCAGGACCCCAAGAACGGTCTGCTCACCGCCTCGGTCGACCGCGTCACCATCGACCGCGTCACCGGCGCGCCGATCGACGCCTCGCCCAATGGTTCGATCGCCGTGGCTCAGGACCCCAAGTCGGGCGCCGAGATCCCCACCGAGCAGCAGCGCCGCGGCCTGCAGTACCGCTTCCCGATCGGGACCGAGAAGAAGACGTACCCATACTTCGACCTCAACGCCCGCGCCACCCACGACATCAACTTCGTCGAGGAGTCGGAGATCAACGGCGTGCCGGTGTACCACTTCCGGCAGACCATCCCGGTGACGAACATGTGGGACGTCGTCAAGCACCCGTCCCACCAGCTCGCGCTGCCCGCCGCCAAGTGGGGCCTCGAGGGCACCGAACCGGTCACCATGACCCGCTTCTACACCAACACCCGCGACGTGTGGGTGGAGCCGAAGACCGGCGCCGTCCTCAAGGGCGGCGAGAACATTCACATGTACTACGGTCGCAGCGCGGGCCAGGTCGACGTCAACATTCTGAAGTCGCACCTCGTCTTCGACGAGGAGACCATCGAGGCCCAGATGGCCGTCACCCAGAAGAGCTTGGACAAGCTCAGCCTGTTCGGCAAGACCCTGCCGATCATCCTGGGCGTCCTCGCAGCCCTGCTGCTCATCGGCGGCACGGTTCTCGGATTCAGGAGCGCGGGCTCGGGCCGCCGGTTCGATACGCCGACCAAGCGGATTCGTTCGTCGAACCGGTAA
- a CDS encoding DUF2613 domain-containing protein, giving the protein MKCVVPGLASGLTGAVLGVIAVLGITAGAQQNSIPAPNGSESGDPGSSLLGSVQYGSR; this is encoded by the coding sequence ATGAAGTGTGTCGTCCCCGGCCTCGCCAGCGGCCTGACCGGCGCGGTCCTCGGGGTGATTGCCGTTCTCGGCATCACCGCGGGCGCGCAACAGAATTCGATCCCGGCGCCCAACGGCTCCGAGTCTGGTGATCCGGGCTCGTCGCTGCTCGGCAGCGTGCAGTACGGCTCGCGATGA